In Moorella sp. Hama-1, a single genomic region encodes these proteins:
- the dnaB gene encoding replicative DNA helicase, which produces MAAEGERIPPQSVEAEQSVLGAIMLDREALYDVLESLKVEDFYREAHRMIYRVILDLNEKGEAIDLLTVTEELRRRGQLEAVGGVAYLTTLTGEVPSVANAGYYARLVAEKAALRSLVRAAAQITDLAFNESGSIDQILDEAERLIFEVAGGRRQNGFVLIKDLLLQTFEQLERLSSHKGEVTGVPTFHDLDRLLSGLQPSDLIICAARPGMGKTSFCLNIAQQVAVKEKLPVAIFSLEMSREQLVQRMLAAEAMVEQQRLRTGFLTEDDWARLVNAAGILGEAPIYIDDTPAISALEVRAKARRLQAESGLGLVVVDYLQLMQAHRRVDSRQQEIALISRAMKALARELNVPVLVLSQLNRGVEQRQDKRPVMADLLESGAIEADADVIIFLYRPQYYDPDTDKKGIAEVIVAKHRNGPVGTVEMAFLPEFTKFVDLAPEPAAG; this is translated from the coding sequence ATGGCTGCAGAAGGGGAAAGGATCCCACCCCAGAGTGTTGAGGCCGAACAGTCGGTCCTGGGGGCCATCATGCTGGACCGGGAGGCCCTCTATGACGTTCTCGAGAGTCTCAAGGTAGAGGATTTCTACCGGGAAGCCCACCGGATGATTTACCGGGTTATCCTGGACCTGAATGAGAAGGGTGAGGCCATTGACCTGCTGACGGTGACGGAAGAACTCCGCCGCCGGGGTCAACTGGAGGCCGTAGGCGGGGTGGCCTATCTCACCACCCTCACCGGCGAGGTTCCCAGTGTGGCCAATGCCGGTTATTATGCCCGCCTGGTAGCCGAAAAAGCCGCCCTGCGTTCCCTGGTCCGGGCGGCAGCCCAGATTACCGACCTGGCCTTCAATGAAAGCGGCAGTATCGACCAGATCCTTGACGAAGCCGAGCGCCTGATCTTTGAAGTGGCCGGCGGCCGGCGCCAGAATGGTTTTGTCCTCATTAAAGACCTCCTTCTCCAGACCTTTGAGCAGCTTGAGCGCCTGAGCAGCCACAAGGGCGAGGTTACCGGGGTACCCACCTTCCACGACCTGGATCGCCTCCTCTCCGGCCTCCAGCCTTCGGATCTGATTATCTGCGCCGCCCGGCCGGGTATGGGTAAGACCTCCTTTTGCCTGAACATCGCCCAGCAGGTGGCCGTCAAGGAAAAGCTGCCGGTGGCCATCTTCAGCCTGGAGATGTCCCGGGAGCAGTTGGTCCAGCGGATGCTGGCCGCCGAGGCCATGGTGGAGCAGCAGCGCCTGCGGACAGGCTTTCTCACCGAAGACGACTGGGCGCGGCTGGTCAACGCTGCCGGCATCCTGGGCGAGGCGCCCATCTACATCGACGACACCCCGGCCATTTCCGCCCTGGAGGTGCGGGCCAAAGCGCGGCGCCTGCAGGCCGAGAGCGGCCTGGGCCTGGTGGTAGTGGACTACCTGCAGCTTATGCAGGCCCACCGCCGGGTGGACAGCCGCCAGCAGGAGATCGCCCTCATCTCCCGGGCCATGAAGGCCTTGGCCCGGGAATTGAATGTCCCCGTCCTGGTCCTCTCCCAGCTGAACCGGGGTGTGGAGCAGCGCCAGGATAAGCGGCCGGTCATGGCTGACCTCCTGGAGAGCGGCGCCATCGAAGCTGACGCCGACGTCATTATCTTTCTCTACCGGCCCCAGTACTACGACCCCGATACTGACAAGAAGGGCATCGCTGAGGTCATTGTGGCCAAGCACCGCAACGGCCCGGTGGGCACGGTGGAAATGGCCTTTTTGCCCGAGTTTACCAAGTTCGTCGACCTGGCCCCGGAGCCGGCGGCCGGGTAA
- a CDS encoding DUF2283 domain-containing protein — translation MEKADVMGIMQAIPYLTRMPVNHMWIDYDREADVLYLTFSKEPADDTEIGDDDILFRYKGEALVGITIIRASQRLKG, via the coding sequence ATGGAAAAGGCAGATGTAATGGGTATCATGCAGGCTATTCCCTACCTGACAAGAATGCCTGTAAACCATATGTGGATAGACTACGACCGGGAGGCCGATGTTTTATATCTTACCTTTAGCAAGGAGCCAGCAGATGATACCGAGATTGGTGATGATGATATCCTTTTTCGCTATAAAGGGGAGGCCCTCGTAGGTATCACCATTATTAGGGCCAGCCAGCGGCTTAAGGGTTGA
- a CDS encoding DUF6431 domain-containing protein, producing MQLIFYTTVSPEEYCRQGKDFPFPEPDYCPHCRLKVSPQKHGFFDRTAIAANFSGRIFIRRYYCQYCRTTISYLPSFCLPYFQYTVDLIFTGIRLMLDFNFSLRGCLKFLKERCRQLYWDISHLQFYLRRFLTNLQAIKLGLRQFLPRVQLPEEKLAKREGAQKVLRLMATGFAHIQIFSARFYEAYGYSFMAPWHNILA from the coding sequence ATGCAGCTGATATTCTACACCACCGTATCGCCTGAAGAGTACTGCCGCCAGGGTAAGGATTTCCCTTTCCCTGAACCTGATTATTGCCCCCATTGCCGGCTAAAGGTATCGCCGCAAAAACATGGATTTTTCGACCGTACCGCTATTGCCGCCAATTTCAGCGGCCGTATCTTTATCCGGCGTTACTACTGCCAATACTGCCGCACCACCATCTCCTACCTACCTTCCTTTTGCCTGCCCTATTTCCAGTACACCGTGGATTTAATCTTTACCGGCATCAGGCTTATGCTGGACTTTAATTTCTCCCTGCGGGGCTGCCTTAAGTTCCTAAAAGAGCGCTGCCGGCAGCTCTACTGGGATATCTCTCACCTGCAGTTTTACCTGCGCCGCTTTCTGACCAACTTGCAGGCCATCAAACTGGGTCTGCGCCAGTTCCTGCCGCGGGTCCAATTGCCGGAGGAAAAGCTGGCTAAAAGGGAAGGAGCCCAAAAGGTACTCCGCCTCATGGCCACTGGATTTGCCCACATCCAGATCTTCAGCGCCAGGTTTTACGAGGCGTACGGGTACTCTTTTATGGCTCCTTGGCACAATATTTTAGCATAA
- a CDS encoding DDE-type integrase/transposase/recombinase, with the protein MLSSQDREEIALKKFALIAPVLNGQVPNHKEYFRDLAAKPVAMPNSGLKRYSPKSFSWWLYLYRRHGLEGLKPGYRSDRGKSRRITEEMALKIATKRAEKPRLNGIMLYDELVKEGVFTPDKVSLSTFYRYLAQHPDLAAPAAAAAEAKEIKRFAHQWVNELWQGDIMYGPYLKAGRGKKQTYLIAFIDDASRLILHAQFFWEQNYTAVRMTLKEAILKRGVPKMIYTDNGKVYRSGQLAVVCASLGCSLLHAEPFAPYARGKIERFFRTVRTRFLPRLDLDKIKSLEELNLAFWQWLEEDYQRKIHSSLGLSPLDFFLSQTERVRVFPDPALLDEYFLLRVMRKVNHDATFSLDNILYETEPQLAGLRLEVRYDPEWLANPARPLLLYREGLKVGEARQVDLATNATLKRRGRGRPAHKDQVPALVEESPPPADRPEPSPAVSFADLLEGQGKTGGSQER; encoded by the coding sequence ATGCTTTCTTCTCAAGACAGGGAAGAGATCGCCCTGAAGAAGTTTGCTTTGATTGCTCCGGTACTAAACGGCCAGGTGCCAAATCACAAGGAGTATTTTAGGGACCTGGCGGCCAAGCCTGTTGCAATGCCTAACTCAGGCCTGAAGCGGTATTCTCCCAAGAGTTTCTCCTGGTGGCTCTATCTCTACCGCCGCCATGGCCTGGAGGGGTTAAAACCCGGTTACCGTTCTGACCGGGGTAAAAGCCGGCGGATAACCGAAGAGATGGCCCTTAAAATCGCCACCAAAAGGGCGGAGAAACCGCGACTCAATGGCATCATGCTCTATGATGAGCTGGTCAAGGAGGGGGTGTTTACCCCTGATAAGGTCTCTCTATCCACCTTTTACCGCTATCTGGCCCAGCACCCAGACCTGGCGGCGCCTGCTGCTGCCGCGGCGGAGGCAAAGGAAATCAAACGCTTTGCCCATCAGTGGGTAAATGAGCTCTGGCAGGGGGATATCATGTATGGCCCTTACCTTAAAGCGGGTCGGGGTAAAAAGCAGACTTACCTCATCGCCTTTATCGACGACGCCTCACGCCTGATCCTTCATGCCCAGTTCTTCTGGGAACAGAACTACACCGCCGTGCGGATGACCTTAAAAGAGGCTATTTTAAAGCGCGGCGTGCCGAAAATGATCTATACCGACAATGGTAAGGTTTACCGTTCGGGCCAGCTGGCCGTCGTTTGCGCTAGTCTAGGTTGTTCTTTACTCCATGCCGAACCTTTCGCCCCTTATGCCCGGGGTAAGATTGAGCGCTTCTTTCGCACGGTACGCACGCGCTTCTTGCCGCGTCTGGACCTGGATAAAATTAAATCCCTGGAAGAATTGAACCTGGCCTTCTGGCAGTGGCTGGAGGAGGATTACCAGCGCAAAATCCATAGCTCTTTGGGCTTAAGCCCCCTGGACTTTTTCCTTTCCCAAACCGAGCGGGTGCGGGTCTTCCCTGACCCGGCGCTCCTGGATGAGTATTTCCTCCTGCGGGTGATGCGTAAGGTCAACCATGACGCTACCTTCTCCCTGGATAATATTCTCTATGAAACGGAACCACAGCTGGCCGGCCTGCGCCTGGAGGTCAGGTACGACCCGGAATGGCTGGCTAATCCCGCCCGGCCGCTCCTTCTGTACCGGGAGGGTTTAAAGGTGGGCGAGGCCAGGCAGGTTGATCTGGCTACCAATGCCACGCTGAAAAGAAGGGGACGTGGCCGCCCGGCCCATAAGGACCAGGTTCCGGCCTTGGTAGAGGAATCCCCGCCTCCAGCTGACAGGCCCGAACCTTCGCCGGCCGTCTCTTTTGCCGACCTGCTCGAAGGTCAAGGAAAAACTGGAGGAAGCCAGGAGAGGTGA
- a CDS encoding ExeA family protein — MFLPFLGLKFNPFSKEISFDQLFLSQDLRELTSRLQYLLQVRGIGLVTGEAGCGKTTALRKFVSELNPAQYKACYFALSTVTVLEFYQGLALILGEEPKHKKVHIFHQIQTAITSLYADRHITPVIVLDEIHLATNKVLEDIRLLFNFQMDSQNPFILILAGQNLIRSRLALNVNNPLRQRLTVKYFLQGLKPEELKDYCLSRLKLAGIHEDIFAPAAFDAIYGITNGLPRLVNNLVTTCMLCACGKKQRLIDEEIVYQAQRELEI; from the coding sequence ATGTTTCTGCCGTTCTTGGGTTTGAAGTTTAACCCTTTTAGCAAAGAGATCTCCTTCGACCAGTTGTTCTTAAGCCAGGACCTGCGGGAACTTACCTCCCGCCTGCAGTACCTGCTGCAGGTGCGGGGCATCGGCCTGGTTACCGGTGAGGCGGGCTGTGGTAAGACTACCGCCCTCAGGAAATTTGTCAGCGAGCTCAACCCCGCCCAGTACAAGGCCTGCTATTTCGCCCTCTCCACCGTCACCGTGCTGGAGTTTTACCAGGGCCTGGCTTTAATCCTGGGGGAAGAACCCAAGCATAAGAAAGTTCATATTTTCCACCAGATCCAGACGGCTATCACCAGCCTTTACGCCGACCGTCATATCACCCCGGTGATTGTCCTGGATGAAATCCATCTCGCTACCAACAAGGTCCTGGAGGATATTCGCCTCCTCTTTAACTTCCAGATGGACTCCCAGAACCCCTTTATCCTTATCCTCGCCGGCCAGAACCTGATCCGTTCCCGGCTCGCCCTTAATGTCAACAACCCTTTAAGGCAGCGCCTTACGGTCAAGTATTTCCTCCAGGGCCTTAAACCTGAGGAACTTAAGGATTATTGCTTGAGCCGGCTAAAACTTGCTGGTATCCACGAGGATATTTTTGCCCCGGCTGCCTTTGATGCGATCTATGGCATCACCAACGGCTTACCCCGCCTGGTAAATAACCTGGTTACTACCTGTATGCTCTGCGCCTGTGGTAAGAAGCAGAGGTTGATTGATGAAGAGATCGTCTACCAGGCACAAAGGGAACTGGAGATTTAG
- a CDS encoding DUF763 domain-containing protein translates to MRTGTASLPLHGGHCPPWLFERMQRLGPAILEVIAREFGPAEVLRRLSDPYWFQAFGCVLGFDWHSSGLTTTLCGALKEGLRGRENDLGLVIAGGKGRTSRQTPREIEGAADRLALTSLQPAELVYASRMAAKVDNTALQDGYQLYHHVFIFTFDGRWAVVQQGMNETSRMARRYHWLSEGVQDFVCEPHAAVCCDARETALNMVARESRTSRQVVTELGQQPPEKVVAEFSRILETDLPHLALPWRHDVPRASYLNKALLRVYEAQPRDFAGVLGVEGVGPKTIRALAMVAEVAYGAAASFRDPVRYSFGHGGKDGHPYPVDRQVYDRSIAVLEQALAAAKIGRSDKMQALRRLSKIAG, encoded by the coding sequence ATGCGTACCGGTACGGCCAGCCTGCCCCTTCACGGCGGCCACTGCCCGCCCTGGCTCTTTGAACGGATGCAGCGCCTGGGGCCGGCCATCCTGGAGGTGATCGCCCGGGAATTCGGCCCGGCCGAGGTTTTACGCCGCCTGAGCGACCCTTACTGGTTCCAGGCCTTCGGCTGTGTCCTGGGTTTTGATTGGCACTCCTCGGGCCTGACTACTACCCTCTGCGGCGCCCTCAAGGAGGGCCTGCGCGGCCGAGAAAATGACCTGGGCCTGGTTATTGCCGGCGGCAAAGGCCGTACCTCCCGCCAGACCCCTCGGGAAATCGAAGGGGCGGCCGACAGGCTGGCCCTGACTTCCCTGCAACCGGCGGAACTGGTTTACGCCAGCCGTATGGCCGCCAAGGTCGATAACACGGCCCTCCAGGACGGCTACCAGCTTTACCACCACGTCTTTATCTTTACCTTTGACGGCCGCTGGGCCGTCGTGCAACAGGGGATGAATGAGACCAGCCGGATGGCCCGCCGCTACCACTGGTTGAGCGAGGGGGTCCAGGATTTCGTTTGCGAACCCCACGCCGCCGTTTGCTGTGACGCCAGGGAAACGGCCCTGAATATGGTGGCCAGGGAAAGCCGGACCTCGCGGCAGGTGGTGACCGAGCTGGGGCAGCAACCCCCGGAGAAGGTCGTAGCCGAGTTTAGCCGTATCCTGGAGACAGACCTGCCCCATCTGGCCCTGCCCTGGCGCCATGACGTTCCCCGGGCCAGTTACTTGAATAAAGCCCTGCTAAGGGTTTACGAAGCTCAGCCCCGGGACTTTGCCGGGGTCCTGGGCGTTGAAGGTGTAGGGCCCAAGACCATCCGCGCCCTGGCTATGGTGGCTGAAGTGGCTTACGGGGCCGCAGCCAGCTTTCGCGACCCTGTCCGTTACAGTTTCGGCCACGGCGGTAAGGACGGTCACCCCTACCCGGTAGACCGCCAGGTATACGATCGCTCTATAGCCGTCCTGGAGCAGGCCCTGGCGGCGGCCAAAATCGGCCGCAGCGATAAGATGCAGGCCCTCAGGCGTTTAAGCAAGATTGCGGGGTAG
- the hcp gene encoding hydroxylamine reductase: MFCYQCEQTAGGSGCTKVGVCGKNEDIASLQDTIIIGLKGIAAYAFHARELGAVDPEVDGFMHEALFTTLTNVDFDLNRHIETALKLGAMNLKAMELLDRAHVERFGAPVPTEVATGTKAGPGILITGHDLLDLYELLRQTEGTGINVYTHGEMLPAHAYPELKKFPHLVGNYGTAWQNQKKEFEAFPGAILGTTNCVLIPKESYRERMFTCGIAGLPGVTHIKNRDFTPVIEKAKSLPPLEEKAGGVLTTGFHHQAVLGIADKVIAAVKAGKIRHFFLVGGCDGAKPGRNYYTEFVEKVPKDCVVLTLGCGKYRFNHLDLGDIDGIPRLLDMGQCNNAYSALQVALALADAFKCSVNELPLSLVLSWFEQKAVAILLTLLHLGIQNIRIGPSLPAFLTPNVLKVLQENYNLKPITTPEQDLQEMLG, from the coding sequence ATGTTCTGTTACCAGTGCGAGCAGACCGCCGGCGGCAGCGGTTGCACCAAGGTGGGGGTCTGCGGCAAGAATGAGGACATCGCCAGCCTGCAGGATACCATTATTATTGGCCTGAAGGGCATTGCCGCCTACGCCTTCCATGCCCGGGAACTGGGCGCCGTCGACCCCGAAGTAGACGGCTTCATGCACGAAGCCCTGTTTACTACCCTGACCAACGTCGATTTCGATCTTAATCGCCACATAGAAACGGCCCTGAAACTGGGTGCCATGAACCTCAAGGCCATGGAGCTCCTGGACCGGGCCCACGTAGAGCGTTTCGGTGCTCCGGTACCGACAGAGGTGGCTACCGGTACCAAGGCCGGCCCCGGGATCCTCATCACCGGCCACGACCTGCTGGACCTCTACGAGCTCCTGCGGCAGACGGAGGGTACCGGCATCAACGTTTATACCCACGGGGAGATGCTGCCGGCCCACGCCTACCCGGAGCTGAAGAAGTTCCCCCATCTGGTGGGCAACTACGGCACGGCCTGGCAGAACCAGAAGAAAGAGTTTGAGGCCTTCCCGGGCGCCATCCTGGGGACCACCAACTGCGTGTTAATTCCTAAAGAATCCTACCGGGAGCGCATGTTCACCTGCGGCATCGCCGGTCTGCCCGGGGTAACCCATATTAAGAATCGCGACTTTACCCCGGTCATTGAAAAGGCCAAATCCCTGCCACCCCTGGAGGAGAAGGCCGGCGGCGTGCTGACCACCGGTTTCCACCACCAGGCGGTTCTGGGTATTGCCGATAAGGTCATTGCGGCCGTCAAGGCCGGTAAGATCCGCCACTTCTTCCTGGTCGGCGGTTGCGACGGCGCCAAACCGGGCCGCAACTACTACACCGAGTTCGTAGAGAAAGTGCCCAAGGATTGCGTCGTCCTGACCCTGGGTTGCGGCAAGTACCGCTTCAACCACCTGGATCTGGGGGACATCGACGGCATCCCGCGGCTCCTGGATATGGGCCAGTGCAATAACGCCTACTCGGCCCTGCAGGTAGCCCTGGCCCTGGCCGACGCCTTTAAGTGCAGCGTCAATGAGCTGCCCTTGAGCCTGGTTCTCTCCTGGTTCGAGCAGAAGGCCGTGGCCATCCTGCTGACCCTCCTCCACCTGGGGATCCAGAACATCCGCATCGGCCCCAGCCTGCCGGCCTTCCTGACGCCCAACGTCCTGAAGGTCCTGCAGGAGAACTACAACCTGAAACCCATCACCACGCCGGAACAGGACCTGCAGGAGATGCTGGGCTAA
- the cytX gene encoding putative hydroxymethylpyrimidine transporter CytX — MSNNITPIPPGERTMNGLDFFLLWAGAGISLAEIMAGGFLAPLGLGMGILAILVGHVIGNTLFAAGGLIGSSYGIPAMVSTRPAFGVRGSYLGALLNILQLIGWTAIMLIVAARAADSLGQHYLGTSHLQLWTVIIGLATTAWAWAGRRSWPRLQKLVTTLLILFSLYMTYVIFRGPGWGHLWATRGDSSLGFGLATDLVIAMPLSWLPLAADYSRFARDNGSSFAGSWLGYFLASSWMYILGLGATLATGSADPIPMMLGLGLGLPALYIIFFSTVTTTFMDVYSAAISSLDLFSGWDERHTTMAAGLAGTLIALLFPMEAYENFLLLIGGAFCPLFGIVLTDYFIYRRGRLEVDNLFGRGAFWYTGGVNLVAVIIWLLGFLFFQWLTRTSFPLGASVPSLVVTGGVYYVAMFFYRQTAWRPGITRQHEGK; from the coding sequence GTGAGTAACAACATCACTCCTATCCCACCCGGGGAAAGGACCATGAACGGCCTGGACTTTTTTCTGCTCTGGGCCGGGGCCGGCATTTCCCTGGCCGAGATCATGGCCGGCGGTTTCCTGGCTCCCCTGGGCTTGGGGATGGGAATCCTGGCCATCCTGGTGGGGCATGTAATCGGTAACACCCTGTTCGCTGCCGGGGGCCTTATTGGTAGCAGTTATGGTATACCAGCCATGGTTTCCACCCGGCCGGCCTTTGGCGTCCGGGGTTCCTACCTGGGGGCCCTCCTCAATATCCTCCAACTCATCGGCTGGACGGCCATTATGCTGATCGTGGCCGCCCGGGCCGCCGACAGCCTGGGCCAGCACTACCTGGGGACCTCCCACCTGCAGCTCTGGACCGTTATCATCGGCCTGGCCACCACTGCCTGGGCCTGGGCCGGCCGCCGGTCCTGGCCCCGGCTGCAGAAACTGGTGACCACCCTGTTAATCCTTTTCTCCCTGTACATGACTTATGTTATCTTCCGGGGACCGGGTTGGGGACACCTCTGGGCGACAAGGGGCGACAGCAGCCTGGGCTTCGGCCTGGCGACGGACCTGGTCATTGCCATGCCCCTCTCCTGGTTGCCCCTGGCCGCCGACTACAGCCGCTTTGCCCGGGATAATGGCAGCAGCTTCGCCGGCAGCTGGTTGGGGTATTTCCTGGCTAGCAGCTGGATGTATATCCTGGGCCTGGGGGCTACCCTGGCAACGGGCAGTGCCGACCCCATCCCCATGATGCTGGGGCTGGGCCTGGGCTTACCCGCCCTTTATATCATCTTCTTCTCCACCGTTACCACGACCTTTATGGACGTCTACTCGGCGGCCATTTCCAGCCTGGACCTCTTTAGCGGCTGGGATGAGCGGCATACCACCATGGCCGCCGGCCTGGCCGGGACCTTGATTGCCCTTTTATTCCCCATGGAGGCCTACGAAAACTTCCTGCTCCTCATCGGCGGGGCCTTTTGTCCCCTCTTCGGCATCGTCCTCACCGATTACTTTATCTACCGGCGCGGTCGCCTGGAGGTCGATAATCTCTTCGGCCGGGGAGCTTTCTGGTATACCGGCGGCGTCAACCTGGTGGCCGTTATTATCTGGCTCCTGGGTTTCCTGTTCTTCCAGTGGCTGACCCGTACGAGCTTCCCCCTGGGAGCGTCGGTGCCCAGCCTGGTGGTTACCGGGGGCGTTTATTATGTCGCCATGTTCTTTTACCGGCAAACCGCCTGGCGGCCGGGGATCACCCGGCAGCATGAAGGTAAATAG
- the folK gene encoding 2-amino-4-hydroxy-6-hydroxymethyldihydropteridine diphosphokinase, whose protein sequence is MSLDKGNYETAYLGLGSNLGNREENMKKAVAFLDANPGIEVERLSSWYETAPVGKTDQGWFLNSVARIKTTMPARELLRAVLAVEQQLGRVRRERWGPRTIDIDILLYDDINVTEPDLEIPHPRMLERAFVLIPLAEIAPDLLLPDGRRAAVAARDKFTGQEVLLYTGNR, encoded by the coding sequence ATGTCGTTAGACAAAGGCAACTATGAGACAGCTTATCTGGGATTGGGGTCAAACCTGGGGAACCGGGAAGAAAATATGAAAAAAGCAGTGGCTTTCCTGGATGCCAACCCGGGTATAGAAGTTGAACGGCTCTCCTCGTGGTATGAAACAGCTCCGGTAGGCAAAACCGACCAGGGGTGGTTTTTAAACAGCGTCGCTCGCATCAAGACCACCATGCCGGCCCGGGAACTCTTGCGAGCCGTCCTGGCGGTGGAACAGCAATTGGGTCGGGTACGGCGGGAGCGCTGGGGGCCGCGGACCATTGATATCGATATCCTGCTCTATGATGATATCAACGTCACCGAACCTGACCTGGAGATCCCCCATCCCCGGATGCTGGAACGGGCTTTCGTTTTAATACCCCTGGCGGAGATCGCCCCGGATCTTCTCCTGCCAGACGGGCGCCGGGCGGCCGTAGCGGCCAGGGATAAATTCACCGGCCAGGAAGTATTGCTTTATACCGGCAATAGGTGA
- a CDS encoding Rossmann-like and DUF2520 domain-containing protein yields the protein MRVGIIGAGPVGTGMGILLSRRGYTITGVASRTRASAERAARRLDCPAFTEPAALARLVEVVFITTTDRAIGPVTLAIARQGGFHPGQTVIHMSGSLTTAVLEPAREAGARVLSLHPLQSCADADRAVTNLPGSVFSLEGDEEALTLGRKLVNDLGGEYFIIKPETKPLYHAAACVASNYLVSLVDLSYRLMQAAGMEPAMVARALAPLIEGTWGNIKEKGTPLALTGPIARGDGETLTDHLRSLAIKAPELDEIYRALGRYTIEVAVRKGSIDARQAAELAEILAPAGDHRSLAPVPPAPKKLEYSSTSNHQFW from the coding sequence ATGCGCGTCGGGATTATCGGCGCCGGTCCTGTAGGCACAGGGATGGGTATACTCCTCAGCCGGCGCGGCTACACCATTACCGGCGTGGCCAGCCGGACCCGGGCCTCCGCCGAACGGGCGGCCCGCAGGCTGGATTGCCCGGCCTTTACCGAACCGGCGGCCCTGGCGCGGCTGGTCGAAGTGGTCTTTATAACCACTACCGACCGGGCCATCGGCCCGGTAACCCTGGCCATCGCCCGCCAGGGGGGTTTTCACCCCGGGCAAACGGTGATTCATATGAGCGGTTCCCTGACTACGGCCGTCCTGGAACCAGCCCGGGAGGCTGGCGCCCGGGTTTTATCCCTCCATCCCCTCCAGTCCTGCGCCGATGCCGACCGGGCCGTAACCAACCTACCCGGGTCAGTCTTCAGCCTGGAGGGTGATGAGGAAGCTTTAACTTTGGGCCGGAAACTGGTTAACGACCTGGGGGGCGAGTATTTTATCATCAAGCCGGAGACTAAACCCCTGTACCATGCCGCTGCCTGCGTCGCCTCCAATTACCTGGTCAGCCTGGTGGATTTAAGCTACAGGCTGATGCAGGCCGCCGGGATGGAACCGGCAATGGTTGCCAGAGCCCTGGCACCACTAATCGAAGGCACCTGGGGTAATATTAAAGAAAAGGGAACTCCCCTGGCCCTTACCGGGCCCATTGCCCGGGGTGATGGAGAAACCCTGACCGATCACCTGCGGTCTCTAGCCATCAAGGCCCCGGAACTCGACGAAATTTACCGGGCTCTGGGTCGCTACACCATCGAGGTAGCCGTCCGCAAGGGTAGCATCGACGCCCGGCAGGCCGCCGAACTGGCGGAGATCCTGGCTCCAGCCGGGGACCACCGGAGCCTGGCGCCTGTACCCCCAGCCCCAAAGAAGCTGGAGTACAGCTCAACCAGCAATCACCAATTTTGGTAG
- the panC gene encoding pantoate--beta-alanine ligase: MELLETIEAVRRYVAAARRQGRSIGLVPTMGYLHEGHLSLARRAREQNDVVIMSIFVNPTQFGPQEDFARYPRDLERDRQLAAGAGVDAIFAPPVAEMYPDGYATYVQVEGLTEVLCGASRPGHFRGVTTVVSKLFNIVQPDRAYFGQKDYQQALVIKRMVRDLNFPLEIVTVPIVREVDGLAMSSRNKYLSPEQRRSALSLYRALNLGAEIIRSGERQAAAVRKAMEEELTAQPQTRIDYIAISDAGTLQPLDKIAGRVLLALAVWVGHTRLIDNLLLEVKDDVAHHDEE, translated from the coding sequence TTGGAGTTACTGGAAACCATAGAAGCCGTCCGCCGTTATGTCGCCGCGGCCAGGCGGCAGGGCCGGAGTATCGGCCTGGTGCCTACCATGGGCTACCTGCACGAGGGTCACCTGAGCCTGGCCCGCAGGGCCCGGGAACAGAACGACGTAGTTATCATGAGCATTTTCGTCAACCCAACCCAGTTTGGCCCCCAGGAGGACTTTGCCCGGTACCCCCGGGACCTGGAGCGTGACCGGCAATTGGCTGCGGGTGCAGGGGTGGATGCCATCTTTGCCCCCCCGGTGGCGGAAATGTACCCCGACGGGTATGCCACCTATGTGCAGGTCGAAGGCTTAACAGAAGTTCTCTGCGGTGCCTCCCGGCCCGGTCACTTCCGGGGTGTGACCACGGTGGTCAGCAAGCTCTTTAACATCGTCCAGCCCGACCGGGCCTATTTCGGCCAGAAGGACTACCAACAGGCCCTGGTTATCAAAAGAATGGTCCGGGACCTGAACTTTCCCCTGGAGATTGTCACCGTGCCCATTGTCCGCGAAGTCGATGGCCTGGCCATGAGTTCCCGCAATAAATACCTGTCGCCGGAGCAACGCCGCAGTGCCCTGTCCCTGTACCGCGCCTTAAACCTGGGAGCCGAGATTATTCGCTCGGGTGAACGCCAGGCGGCGGCCGTCAGGAAAGCCATGGAGGAAGAGCTCACCGCCCAACCCCAAACCCGCATTGATTATATCGCTATTAGCGACGCCGGTACCCTGCAGCCCCTGGATAAGATCGCCGGGCGGGTTTTGCTGGCTCTGGCTGTCTGGGTGGGCCATACCCGCCTCATTGATAACCTGCTCCTGGAGGTGAAGGATGATGTGGCGCATCATGATGAAGAGTAA